A genomic stretch from Cyprinus carpio isolate SPL01 chromosome A12, ASM1834038v1, whole genome shotgun sequence includes:
- the LOC109112554 gene encoding protein phosphatase 1B-like isoform X2: MGAFLDKPKTEKHNAHGAGNGLRFGLSSMQGWRVEMEDAHTAVVGLPHGLDDWSFFAVYDGHAGSRVANYCSKHLLEHIITSSEDFRSGPDTVEGVKSGIRSGFLKIDEYMRNFSDLRNGMDRSGSTAVGVLVSPEHLYFINCGDSRAVLSRAAQVRFSTQDHKPCNPREKERIQNAGGSVMIQRVNGSLAVSRALGDYDYKCVDGKGPTEQLVSPEPEVFEIPRISDEDEFVVLACDGIWDVMSNEELCDFVRSRLEVWDDLEKICNSVVDTCLHKGSRDNMSVVLVCFPNAPKVSEEAVKREAELDKFLEARVEEIMEKSGEEGIPDLSHVMHNLRPESIPNLPPGGGLASKRSVIEAVYNRLNPHREEDGSGGDLDDPW, encoded by the exons ATGGGGGCCTTCTTGGACAAACCGAAGACAGAGAAACATAATGCTCACGGAGCGGGCAACGGTCTGCGCTTCGGCCTGAGCAGCATGCAGGGCTGGCGGGTAGAGATGGAGGATGCGCACACGGCTGTTGTGGGTCTACCGCATGGCCTGGATGACTGGTCCTTCTTCGCAGTGTATGATGGTCACGCTGGCTCCCGCGTAGCCAACTATTGCTCCAAACACCTGCTGGAGCACATCATAACCAGCAGCGAGGATTTCCGTTCGGGCCCCGACACCGTGGAGGGAGTTAAAAGCGGCATTCGTTCTGGCTTCCTGAAGATCGACGAGTACATGCGCAACTTCTCGGACCTACGTAACGGCATGGACCGTAGCGGTTCCACGGCAGTCGGTGTGCTGGTGTCCCCTGAACACCTCTATTTCATCAACTGTGGAGACTCCCGTGCCGTTCTCAGCCGTGCCGCACAGGTACGGTTCTCCACACAAGACCACAAGCCGTGCAACCCACGCGAAAAAGAGCGCATTCAAAACGCAGGAGGTTCTGTGATGATCCAAAGGGTGAATGGTTCTCTTGCTGTGTCACGTGCCCTGGGGGACTATGACTACAAGTGTGTGGATGGGAAGGGCCCTACTGAGCAGCTGGTATCTCCAGAACCGGAGGTGTTTGAAATCCCACGCATTTCAGATGAGGATGAGTTTGTGGTGCTCGCTTGCGATGGCATCTGGGATGTGATGAGCAACGAGGAGCTGTGTGATTTTGTGCGCTCTCGGCTAGAGGTGTGGGATGACTTGGAGAAGATCTGCAACTCTGTGGTGGACACCTGTTTACATAAG GGAAGCCGTGACAACATGAGTGTTGTTCTAGTATGTTTCCCCAATGCGCCGAAGGTATCAGAGGAGGCTGTTAAGAGAGAGGCCGAGTTGGACAAATTCCTGGAGGCTCGTGTGGAAG AAATCATGGAGAAGTCAGGGGAGGAAGGCATCCCAGATTTAAGCCATGTCATGCACAACCTTCGCCCTGAGAGCATCCCCAACCTGCCTCCGGGAGGTGGACTCGCTAGCAA